In Sander lucioperca isolate FBNREF2018 chromosome 12, SLUC_FBN_1.2, whole genome shotgun sequence, one DNA window encodes the following:
- the mmp23ba gene encoding matrix metalloproteinase-23 isoform X3 gives MCVEANNNHIMLLFLSRLLSYPTNLINASDTRRGIAKAFGMWSDVSPFSFREVPADQEAAIKIGFYPINHTDCLQSYLHHCFDGITGELAHAFFPPTGEIHFDDHEYWILGNMRFSWKKGVWLTDLVHVATHEIGHVLGLMHSLDPKAIMHLNATLTGRKLITQDEVWGLHRLYGCLDRLFICPAWARKGYCDSKRKLMQKHCPSSCDFCYEFPFPTVAPTATPPRTKHKLVVEGKTLTFRCGKKIASKKGKVYWYKDGELLEFSHPNYISLKDDHITIVANAINEGTYTCIVKKKDKVLTNYSWRVRVRF, from the exons ATGTGTGTAGAGGCCAATAATAACCACATAATGCTGTTGTTTCTGAGCAGGTTGCTCTCCTACCCTACAAACTTGATAAATGCCAGTGACACGCGTCGAGGCATCGCCAAGGCTTTTGGCATGTGGAGCGACGTCTCACCTTTCAGCTTCAGAGAGGTGCCAGCTGACCAAGAAGCAGCCATTAAGATCG GCTTCTACCCCATCAACCACACGGACTGTCTGCAGTCCTACTTGCACCATTGTTTCGACGGCATCACAGGAGAATTGGCTCATGCTTTCTTCCCGCCAACTGGCGAGATTCACTTCGACGACCACGAATACTGGATTCTGGGAAACATGCGCTTTAGTTGGAAGAAAG GGGTTTGGCTGACGGATCTTGTCCATGTGGCAACTCATGAAATTGGCCACGTCCTGGGACTCATGCACTCCTTGGACCCGAAAGCTATAATGCACCTGAATGCAACTCTGACGGGGCGCAAGCTGATCACACAGGATGAGGTGTGGGGTTTGCACCGTCTCTACG GATGTTTGGACCGGTTATTTATCTGTCCGGCCTGGGCTCGGAAAGGCTATTGCGACAGCAAGCGTAAACTGATGCAGAAGCACTGCCCCTCCAGCTGTGATTTCTGTTACG AATTTCCTTTTCCCACTGTGGCTCCCACCGCGACACCCCCAAGGACCAAGCACAAGCTGGTCGTCGAGGGCAAGACGCTCACTTTTCGTTGTGGGAAGAAAATAGCATCGAAGAAAGGCAAAGTATA CTGGTACAAGGACGGCGAGCTGCTGGAGTTCTCTCACCCCAACTACATCTCCCTGAAAGATGACCACATTACTATAGTGGCCAACGCCATCAACGAAGGCACGTACACCTGCATTgtgaagaaaaaagacaaagttCTCACAAACTACTCATGGAGAGTGCGTGTGCGCTTCTGA